AATACGTAAAACCGGAACGGGATTATCTAAGGCCGTTAAAATACAGGCTGTTACTGCGCCCATTTGCGCCATCATAAATCCAGCTTTCCATCCCGAAATAATCCAGACCCCAGTCACAATAAATGTAATAAGAACTGCACTAATGCCACCTCGAATAGCCACACCATGGTCACGGTGTAAACTTGGATATTTGGTGGTCATTGGCGTAATGTTGTCAGGGATTTCTTTATTGCCTTGCTGAATTCTTTGCCACAAGACTTTAACCGCTAAAACATTGCTAATGAAATGGCGTACATCCATTTTCATAGCAGCGACCAAAACTTGCTGATGTGTCGAAGCCGATTCCATCAAACTCAAGAAATCACTTTCAAACTCATCTGGTAACTGCAAAATATTTTCATCAATAATTAAATCTTTTTGCTCGAGAAAATGAACAACATGCGCTGAGAGCTGTTGCAGTTTTTCTGAATGAGTTTCAATAAACCGAAGTTCTTGAAGCTGCTTAATACGTTCAGATAAAGCAACCAGATTAGCAACGACCATTGAGATTTGATGAAGCATTTCCTGCAAGGGTTTGGTCATGCCATGCAATTCACCCTTCTCATAACTCAAATGTACTGCCAAAGCATGAATATCTGTGGTGTCACGAGTAATAGTGGCTAAAAGTTGCGTATTGTTCTGCTGAGGGTCAGCAGTTAATAAATTAGCAAACAGATTTTCTGTATCTTTAAGCGTTTTGATGACGCGCTGCTTAATCGCAGAACCAATGTGCATTGGAAGAATCGTGGCAGAAACCACAGCACTTGAAATCACCCCAATCGAAATCTCAATGACCCGAGCTAAAGCAATATCAAAAATATTGTATTGATCAATATACGTAATCGCATTGAAGACAATCATGGCTGTCGAGTAACCCGCCAGCATAAAAGCATAACTGCGTGGGGTCCGGTCAAGTAAAGACACATAAAGTGCAAAACCTACCCACAACGACAACACCACAGTAAACAACCAAGGCGTATTAATGAGATGTGGCGTTAGTGTTAAGGCAACCACTGCCCCACCCATCGTTCCTATAACACGATAGACACACTTAGAGGACACCATTCCTGAATAAGGATTGGCAATAATCAGGACTGTACCAATCGACCACATCGGGTTAATCAGATCTAATTCAAATGAAACAAATAACGCCAACATTCCGGCAATAAATGTTTTTATTGCAAAGATCAGATCAAGCCTACTCGGGCGAAACGCCAGTATTTGCTTTAATAACATGAACTCATCTCAAATACAGATTTGAACTGATGAGCATGCCCTTCAATGTTCAATTGTCTTTCTAGAGACAACAAAACTTTGCCATTTGCCTAAAAGCAAATGAGATGAGGAGCATCCTTCAATACAATGATTTTTCCACATCCTGCCTGATTGGCCCAGATGATTTCAATTTGGGCGCTATTTAAACGGCCAAACTTTGGAAAGAAGAGGTATCAAGAAATTCGCCTAGAATCGACCAATTTCTCGATTAGATATTTTGTTTGGCAATTTTTTCAAAATAAAGCAATTTAGTCAACTAAAATATCTCTATTTGATAATTTGATATGTTTTTTGATTATCGTATATGATGTATTAGCCAAGAGAAGTTTTCTCTTTGTCAGAGTAAAATACTCAAATCAGGCATTTATTTTAGAATTGAGACAAATTTTCTTTTTTTCTGTTATAAAAACTCAAAGATGACTCATTGTTAAAGGATACGAACAAGACACTATGGCAATTTCAAGTTTTGGCAAAATTTTAACCGTACTGGACCTATTTTCAGTTTCGCGTCCAGTCATTAATGTCGATATTATTTGCGAAGAACTTGGCTTGTCTAAACCAACCAGTTACCGTTACCTAAAAGAGTTGGTGTCTACCGATCTATTAAAACGCATTAATGGGACATCTGGCGATTATACCTTAGGCTCAAAAATTGCAGTTCTTGACTATATATCTCGGACAACAGACCCATTAGTTCAAATCAGCACACCGTTTATGCGAAATATTGTAGAACGTACCGAACTGTGCTGCTTGCTCACCTATTTAAATGATGACTATTGCATCGACATTCATCATGAAATATTTAAAGACACTGAACTGCTCTCGTATGGTCGAGGCTGCCCAAGACCGATTTACGTTGGGTCATCTCCAAAAACGATGGTTTCGCATTTAAGTAAACAACGGATGCAAGATTACTATCATCGTTATCAACAAGAATTAAAACAATCAGGTTTTGCTGAAGATGAACCGAGCTTTATTCAGCGTATGCGAAAAATTAAAAAACAAGGCTTCTATTTCTCACAAGGTGAGATTGACCCAAATGTTTCTGGGCTTGCCGTTCCAGTACGTTTTTCGAACAAAGAAGTGCCTTTAGCTTTAACTCTAGTTGCCTCTAAAAATCGTTTTGATTTTTTAAATGTTGAAAAGCTCATCGAAATTTTACAAGAAAATGCAGCACTTATTGAGCAGCGTTTTATGGAGTTATCTGAAAAAGGTGAAATCTAAAACTCCACCTTATGATAATTTAACCTTTTCTTACACTTTAAAATATTGAATATCTCACAATATTCTCATATTATGATTTTAGCTCCTATTGGTGATTCTTTTCATCAGCAGCTCATCAATAGAAGCATCCCCCTCAGAGGAATAAGCTCATGTTGCCATCATGGGCTTTTTTCTTATCCAATTTTTATAAGAACTGAAATTGCCGAAAAGTAAGATTAATACGTGGTTGTAAAATTTTTGTTGAGCGATTTAAACGGTGTTGCCAATATTGTTGTGTCTCACCACGCATCACAATGAGTTGACCTGGCTGGAGCCATAATTCAACTTTCTCTTTACTTTGAATATGTCTAAAAGAAAATTTTCGGGTAGCACCAAAGCTTAAAGAAGCAATTGTTGTGGTTTTTGCCAAAGACACATCCGAATCACTGTGCCAAGCCATACCTTGAGTTCCATCTTCATAGAGATTTGCTAAGCAAGAATTAAATTTCTCTGAAAGTATTTGCTCTACCTGTTGTTTTAGTTTGGCGAGTGCTTTGTCCCACGGCAAAGAATCACGTGCGACACCCGAATATTTATATTGATAGTAGTCATCTCCATACCATGCAACTTTTCGAGCTGTTATAAAGTGCTTGCCATACAACTTAGCCTCGTCATGTTTCCACGCGAGGTGCTGGTAAAGATAATGAAAATATTGTTCAGCTTCTTCAGGGCTTAAAATACAACCATAGTCCTGAACTTCACCATCGTAGGGTAATAAATTCTCACAAGGCTCTGGAGAAAATAAATCCAAGGTCATACGGTCTCTCCATGTTGCTTTGACATCTCCCAAGCTAACAATGCCAATTTACGCCCCTTTTGCCAATGATATTCTCCGACCATTCCTGTTGCGCGGATCACTCGATGACAGGGAATCAAATATGCAATCGGATTTTGTCCAATTGCGGTAGCAACAGCTCGTACCGCTTTAGGTTTGCCAATTTGCTCTGCAATATCTTGATAGGTCCGCAATTGACCTTCTGGAATGGTCAGTAACGCTTCCCAAACTTGCAGTTGGAAGGGGGTTCCTGCCAAATTAAGAGGAAGTTTCTGCTGTAAGTGTTCTGAAAAATCTTGTTCGAACCATTCTGCAACTTGTTTATGCCAAATCGGTGACTGATTTTTCAATTGGGCTTTTGGGAAATACTGCTTAATTAAATCTTCAATATTCTCATGAGTTTCGATAAACCGTATAGAACATATACCCTTTTCACTACTTACCACCAACAGCTCACCGAAGGGGCTTGTCTCAACCGAATAATTAAGAATCACGCCTTCGCCTTGCTGTTTATACTCACCAGGTGTCATCCCTTCGAGCTGAATAAACAGATCATGTAAACGACCAGTACCCGACAAGCCTGTGTTTAAAGCAGTTTCTAATAAGCTTCGCTTTTGTAGCAAATAATATTTAGCCTGCTGCAAACTCATATATTGGACAAATTTTTTCGGGCTAATCCCCACCCATTCCTGAAACTGACGTTGGATATAACCTGAACTTAAATTCATATGGCTCGCAACATCATCCAGACTTGGTTGCTGATCTAGATGTTCATATAAATATTCAATTACATTGGCAATTACAGCAAATTGCCGAGAAGAAAGCATTTGCATGTGTCACCTCCTTAGCACTTATATCTTACATTAAAGTAGCTAAAGCCCCATGACGACCCGATTCTTGCACTTTCGAAAATAAAAAAGCCTTTCATTATAGAAAGGCTTAATCATTCAATATGTGCTTAAGGTTGCTTTAAATATGGCCAAGCTGCTTTAAGGTAAATAAACATTGACCATAAAGTTAAAATGACTGCTGTATATAACAACGCGTAAGCCAACATTTCTAAAGGTTGCCAATTGAGTAAGAACACACTAATGGCAATCATCTGAAAAGCTGTTTTATATTTACCTACTGTTGATACAGCTACGCTTGTTCTTGCGCCAAGTTCTGCCATCCACTCACGTAAAGCAGAAACTGTAATTTCCCGTGAAATAATGACAATTGCCGCAAAAGCCATTGAAATGGTTGGATTCCACTGCACCAAAACAATAAGTGCTGCCGCCACCATGAGCTTATCTGCAACTGGATCTAAAAAACGGCCAAATGCTGAAGTCTGGTTTAAAGTTCGTGCCAAATAGCCATCAAACCAATCGGTAATAGCAGCCAACACAAAAATAGCCGTCAAAATAATATGACGACTCATATTTCCTGCTTGCTCACCAATACCCATTGCAGGCGGCCAATACGCAATCACCAAAAATACAGGAATAAGCGCGATACGCGCCAACGTTAGGATATTTGGGATATTCAGGATTCGCCCTGTGGTCATAAACACCGCCAATTTAGTCTTCATGCATCTTGTAACAGACAAAAATACATTCTTCAATATTGTATCTATCTGTAACAGCCACTTTATACGAAATATACGAATCGAGGAAGTGGACTGCTTAGGTAAATACCGTAACAGTTTGCCGTAAAATTGCAATTAAATGATCATTTTGGTCCCAAAGATGGGCATATTCCGTGGAATAACCTTCACCAGCATATTCAGTCACCACTTTATATTTAAACCAGTCACATAATTGATGT
This genomic stretch from Acinetobacter oleivorans DR1 harbors:
- a CDS encoding methylated-DNA--[protein]-cysteine S-methyltransferase; protein product: MQMLSSRQFAVIANVIEYLYEHLDQQPSLDDVASHMNLSSGYIQRQFQEWVGISPKKFVQYMSLQQAKYYLLQKRSLLETALNTGLSGTGRLHDLFIQLEGMTPGEYKQQGEGVILNYSVETSPFGELLVVSSEKGICSIRFIETHENIEDLIKQYFPKAQLKNQSPIWHKQVAEWFEQDFSEHLQQKLPLNLAGTPFQLQVWEALLTIPEGQLRTYQDIAEQIGKPKAVRAVATAIGQNPIAYLIPCHRVIRATGMVGEYHWQKGRKLALLAWEMSKQHGETV
- a CDS encoding FUSC family protein, giving the protein MLLKQILAFRPSRLDLIFAIKTFIAGMLALFVSFELDLINPMWSIGTVLIIANPYSGMVSSKCVYRVIGTMGGAVVALTLTPHLINTPWLFTVVLSLWVGFALYVSLLDRTPRSYAFMLAGYSTAMIVFNAITYIDQYNIFDIALARVIEISIGVISSAVVSATILPMHIGSAIKQRVIKTLKDTENLFANLLTADPQQNNTQLLATITRDTTDIHALAVHLSYEKGELHGMTKPLQEMLHQISMVVANLVALSERIKQLQELRFIETHSEKLQQLSAHVVHFLEQKDLIIDENILQLPDEFESDFLSLMESASTHQQVLVAAMKMDVRHFISNVLAVKVLWQRIQQGNKEIPDNITPMTTKYPSLHRDHGVAIRGGISAVLITFIVTGVWIISGWKAGFMMAQMGAVTACILTALDNPVPVLRIFIWGSIASAVLVFVYAFGIFPHVTTFWELGLVLLPMFLFAVSMMANQMLMPVGMVLGINTMMGLNLHNAYSMDAVSYLDGSFAMILGVLVSLVVIDVVRAMSPDTSASRILALHYRAMRQAIYLPYGLDFKVHLRSMLDRIGILNSKVVQSNEIKTSIHQALIESSSIVDLSRLQELANQSPQNSELAHHIGNLQQNLDELFRAKENDVDNTVALVEQIHHGLFELKQLASNIEDMTMRQRLLISLNNIAYSMCHVSSDQMNENSTLRGATANG
- a CDS encoding IclR family transcriptional regulator, with the translated sequence MAISSFGKILTVLDLFSVSRPVINVDIICEELGLSKPTSYRYLKELVSTDLLKRINGTSGDYTLGSKIAVLDYISRTTDPLVQISTPFMRNIVERTELCCLLTYLNDDYCIDIHHEIFKDTELLSYGRGCPRPIYVGSSPKTMVSHLSKQRMQDYYHRYQQELKQSGFAEDEPSFIQRMRKIKKQGFYFSQGEIDPNVSGLAVPVRFSNKEVPLALTLVASKNRFDFLNVEKLIEILQENAALIEQRFMELSEKGEI
- a CDS encoding alpha-ketoglutarate-dependent dioxygenase AlkB family protein, which gives rise to MTLDLFSPEPCENLLPYDGEVQDYGCILSPEEAEQYFHYLYQHLAWKHDEAKLYGKHFITARKVAWYGDDYYQYKYSGVARDSLPWDKALAKLKQQVEQILSEKFNSCLANLYEDGTQGMAWHSDSDVSLAKTTTIASLSFGATRKFSFRHIQSKEKVELWLQPGQLIVMRGETQQYWQHRLNRSTKILQPRINLTFRQFQFL
- the pgsA gene encoding CDP-diacylglycerol--glycerol-3-phosphate 3-phosphatidyltransferase, whose protein sequence is MTTGRILNIPNILTLARIALIPVFLVIAYWPPAMGIGEQAGNMSRHIILTAIFVLAAITDWFDGYLARTLNQTSAFGRFLDPVADKLMVAAALIVLVQWNPTISMAFAAIVIISREITVSALREWMAELGARTSVAVSTVGKYKTAFQMIAISVFLLNWQPLEMLAYALLYTAVILTLWSMFIYLKAAWPYLKQP